TTTCCAGTTTTTTCCTTCCTTTAAAATGACCACTCTCATGACCACCGTAGGATCTAATTTTACGGGTCCGATGGTTCCCAGTCTCACGGAATTGGAAAAACCAGATACCTTTACCGTTTCGGTATTCCCCTGGTGAAACATTCCAGTGCCAATTCGGGGGATCAAAAAGAAAAGCAGCAAGGCTAAGGTAAAGGCTGAAACTGCGATGATGTTGGTGACCGTAAAAAATGGAAGGGTAATGACCCTTTCCAGTCCATGTTCCTGCCCGGGGATGGCCAATTGATCGTCGAGGGAAAGGGTTTTTCTGTGTTTTTCCTGTAGTTCCACTTCCCGTTGGAGATGGTACAGAATGAGGGTCCAGACTGCCAAAATCAGAAATAATAAAAAAGAAACTGCATAAGAAAAGCCAGGGGAAAGGCCCGAAGCTGCAAGAAGTTGTAAAAAACTGATCAGATAGAGTTGTAAATAATCTTTTGCGGTGGATAGGTTAAACAGTTTGTTGATCATCAGGAAGATCAAAAAATGAGTGGTGGAGTGCAGGATGGAACGGGAAATCCATAAGGTATCAACGACGAAGAGAATAAAAACCACCAGGGTCATTCCGTACCAGGTCCGTTTGGAAAAAAGTGCATTGCCCCCGGTAAGGAGTTGAACCAGGTTAATTCCAAAAGCCATTAAACCAGGAATCACGATGAGTGGGGGAAGATTCCCCGTTAAAATGATAGAGAAAAAGCCGGACAGGGCCAGTAAGTATGAACCGATTCGAAATGCGAACGAAAGTTTCACGGGTTACCCTCTTAGGGGAGAGGATGCATTTAAAATTTGAGTAAATTGGTGCTCTTTTCCGTTCCAAAGGGATTTCCCAATCCCCAGGATTAAAAAGCGGTAATCTTGTGGGTTTCCCCTGCTTTTGAGAAGGTTTTCTTCCATTGTGTCTTTTGTTTGTGGGGTGACCAGGGCTAGGTAGTGTAAAATTTTGTGGAGGTGCTGGGCCCCTTTGGAAAAGGGAAAATGGGAATTCGCCGTCACCAGTTCCAGGGCATATCCCTTTTGGATAAAATAAAAAGCGAGGGAGGCCGTCTGGGTTACCCCTTTTTCAAAAAGATGGGCGGTTTTTTGAGAGAATTCCTTTCCCTGGCGATTATCAAATACGAGAATAACCCTTTTTTCCTCTTCTGTTTCATTTTCCCTGATCAGGAGTCTTCCGTGACGTGCGGAGGTTTTCCAGTGAATGGTTCGGGCGTCATCGCCATGCTGGAATTCTCTTAATTGATAAAGCGTGGTCCCATGTCCTTTTTTGTTGACCTCCATCTCGTCTTTCTTGGAAGAAAAGGGGCTCAGTGAAGGGGAAATGGGTTCAATTTGTGGGTAGACCACGATCTCATCAATTAAAGGGTAAGTCAGAGTTTTGATAAATAACCCAAAAGGGAAACGGGTGTTCAGCGAAAGGCTTTCAAAACGATAAAGTCCCCGTTGGGGCAACTCCAGGGAGTAACCTCTTTGAATTTCTTGGTGGGGACCCAACACAAAAAAATAGGTGGAAGGGCAATTCTCATTGTTTTGAAGGGTATCGTGTAATTGAAGGGAAAAGGAGGGAAAAAACTTTTTTCCATTTCGGACCTCCAGATCCACTTTGAACGGAGTATTTGCATAAAGGGGAGAAGGAATCTTTCTTTTTATCCTAATTTTTCGGATGCATTGCTCGGAGAGAATACCCGAGACAATAATAAAACTCAGCATCATGGCCAAAATAAGGTATAGGAGATTATTCCCTGTGTTTATGGCTGCCACACCAACCCCAAGGGTCAGAAGGACAAACCGTGTGCCTTCCTTTGTAAATTTTACAGAGCGGTTTCGGTAGGCAATTCGAAACCGGGTGGAATTTTTAGGACTTTTCTTTAATGGGTTTTCCTTTTTGTGGGTGGCCATGGAGGGAACCCCTTAAAGAGGTACTGCCACGTGTTGAAGAATGGCTTGAATGATTTCCTCGGCTTCCTGGGTTGGATTTTTTGATGTTTCAAAGGATTGGATAATGACGCGGTGTGAAAGAACTGAGGGAGCAAGAATTTTGATGTCATCGGGGATGCAGTAATCCCTTCCGGAGACAAAAGCATGGGATTGGGCGGCTCGAAATAGGGACATGGCGGCCCGGGTGCTGGCTCCTAAACTCAGACGGTCGGATTGGCGGGTGGCCGAAATGATTTCTAGGAGATATTGGACCAAGCTTTCTTCCACCAAAACTCCCTCCACTTCTTTTTGAAGAATGAGAACCTGATCGTTTGTGATGACCGAGGGGATTTCCTCCAGGGAAAACTGGGAGTGATTTTTCATGAGGATCCATTTTTCCGCTTCTAAATTAGGATAACCAATGCGAACCCGCATCATAAACCGGTCCAACTGTGATTCCGGAAGGGGGTAAGTGCCGTAATGCTCCATTGGATTTTGGGTGGCAATGACCATAAACGGTTTGGGAAGAGGATAGGTTTTATTTTCAACAGTTACTTGAACGTCATTCATGGCCTCCAAAAGGCTACTTTGAGTTTTTGGGGTTGTCCGGTTAATTTCATCCGCGAGAATGATGTTCGCAAAAATGGGCCCAGGTTTAAATTCAAACTCATGGGCTTGTTGGTGGTAAATAGAAACGCCTAATATATCGGAGGGCAGGAGGTCGCTGGTAAATTGAATTCTTTTAAAAGAGCAGTCCAAAGACCGGGCCAGGGCATGGGCGAGGGTGGTTTTTCCAACCCCGGGAACATCTTCAATGAGGAGATGTCCTTTGGCCAAAAGGGTAATTATCGAAAGTTTAATGGCCTGACTTTTTCCTTTAATAACCTGCTCTATGTTATCCTGAAGGACCTGGATTTGGTCGCGCCCGTTCATATTATTTTCCCCTTTTGAAGTCTAACAAATTTATTGTAGGTCGTCAACGAGGCAGGATATCTGAACTTATTGTATTATTTAATCATTTTTCTCCTTGAATTTTAGATTTTGGTTTGTTAGACTTCCATCCACTTAATGCTTGGCTCAAGATCTGTCGTAATAACATTTCCCCTGCATTGTCCGTGTGAGGTTGGGAATTTTGAGCCAATGAATTAAAAAAGGGAGTCCAGTTCTGGGAGTGGTGTGCATGCCCTTATCTGCCTTTTGGGAGAAAAAAAGGGAAGCCTAAAATTCCCATCAGGATGCCCACCTGGTGATCCAGGTTCAAAAATTTCTGCCTCCACGGCAAAGGTGGGGGGAAATTTGAATAAAATCAACCAAATTCATTTTCTCTCTGCACAAAAATACACCCCTTCTCGAACGGAAGAGAAACGGCCAATGGTTTCGAGGGTTTTGTCTTGTAACCCCTTAGGTTCGGGAAATTTTTAAGATAAAAAACGGGGCGTTTGATGGGCCTGGTTTCCTGTTTTATTTAATTAAATGGATTGGTTGTAACAAAGAAAAGGGAGCCCGTTTTGGGCTCCCTTTTGTTATCTACAGATTTGTTCTTATCCTGGTTTATGAATGGAAATACTTTTTTGGTTTTCAACTTGAGCGGGTAGCCGATGAAAATTTTTTTTATTGGGGATGTCATGGGGGAACCGGGTCGCTTGGTTGTGAAAAAACACCTGAGTTCTTTGATTCCTGAACGGGGAATTGATCTTGTTGTTCTCAATGGGGAAAATGCAGCGGGTGGTTTTGGTATTACCCCGAGAATTGTAAAAGAATTTTTTGAATGGGGGGTAGATGCCATTACCATGGGAAATCATATATGGGATGTGAAAGAAATTGAAGAATTCATTTGTAAGGAAAAACGACTCATTCGCCCTTCGAATTATCCGGAAGGGGTACCCGGGGAAGGTAAAGTCATTATTGAAGCCCGAAATTCCGTTCGGGTCGGGGTTTTACAAGTGATGGGCCAGGTTTTTATGCCCCCCCTGGATTGTCCCTTCCGAACTGCAAAAAGAGAAGTGGAAAAATTGCGTTCGGAGACCCCAGTGATTTTGGTCGATATACACGGGGAGGCCACATCTGAAAAACAGGCCATGGGATGGTTTCTCGATGGAGAGGTGAGTGCCGTTGTGGGAACCCATACGCATGTCCAGACCGCGGACGAAAAAATTTTAACAAAAGGTACCGCTTATATCACCGATGTCGGAATGACCGGGCCCACCGATTCCATTATTGGAATCCAAAAAGATGTGGCCCTTAAAAAATTTCTAACCCATATGCCTCACCGTTTCAAGGTGGCTTCGGGTCCTGCTTTGTTATGTGGGGTGATGATTGAAGTGGATGAACGAACAGGCCGGGGTTTGGCTATTGAACGGGTCCAATTAAGCGATACGGTTTAATCGAAAATGGATATGGCTGGAAAAAAAATTATCAATGTTACCCAACTGACCCTCTTGATTAAGAATTCCCTGGAAGAACAATTTCGGGATATCTGGGTAGAGGGCGAAATTACCAATATGAAACAGCCTTCATCCGGTCACCTTTATTTTACCCTGAAGGATCAGAACAGCCAGGTTCGGGCAGTGATGTTCCGCTCCATGGGTCGTTTTTTGAAGTTTTCCCCTAAAGATGGTCAAGGTGTTCTTTGCCGTGGGCGGCTTTCGGTGTACGAACCCCGGGGAGACTATCAGGTCATTGTGGAATATTTGGAGCCGAAAGGAATCGGGGCCCTTCAACTGGCATTTGAGGAACTGAAAGAAAGATTGGCCCGGGAAGGCCTCTTTGAGGAGGGGCGGAAAAAACCACTTCCCATTTTCCCCCAAACCATTGGCGTGATTACCTCTTCCACAGGGGCTGCGGTTCGGGATATTTTAAATGTTTTGGAGCGGCGGCGGGGCGGTCTGCGGGTTGTTCTGGTTCCGGTCCGAGTTCAAGGGGAAAGTTCTGCCAAAGAAATTTCCCAGGCTTTAGACGATTTGAATCAAATGGGTGGCATTGATGTGATTATTTTGGGACGGGGAGGGGGCTCCATCGAAGACCTGTGGGCATTTAATGAAGAGGTGGTGGCCAGGGCCATTTTTCGCTCTCAACTTCCCATCATTTCGGCGGTGGGACATGAAACAGATTTTACCATTGCGGATTTTGTGGCAGACCTGAGAGCCCCGACCCCTTCTGCTGCGGCAGAAATGGTCAGCAAAAGTCGGGAAGAATGGTTGGAACGATTCCAAACATTTCTGGTTCGCTTGACACACGGGGTACGTATTCATTTGGAAGCCTGTAAGGGGCGTTTGAAAGAGCAAAAGGGTGGTTTAATGGATCCCCGGCTCCGAATTGAAGGTTTTTTACAGAGGTTGGATGAATTGGATGGGCGGTTCCGTCTGGGTTTTCATCATTTGATGTTGGAGAGGAAAAGAAAACTGATGAATTTAGAGCAGGGATTGAGACACCTGAACCCTGTGGAGGTGATTCACCGATCCTCTTTAACGTTGAACCTGTGGATTCAACGGCTTGAGGATCAGATGCAAAACCGATTGGTGGGGAAAAAGCAAATTGCAGGGGAGTTTTTTGCAAGACTCAATGCCCTAAGCCCCCTTTCTGTGTTGGAGAGAGGGTATAGCATCACGTGGCGTCTTCCTGACCACCAGGTGTTAAGGCGTGCCGAACATATTCGCCCTGGAGATCCGATCAAAGTAAAGCTTTTCCAGGGGGAGGTTTATTGCAGAGCGGAAAAAGTAGTGACCGGAAAATTAGGGGAAGAACCCCCAAAGGGAGATTTAACATAATTCGTTGGTTTTTCAGTTTAACCACGGGATGAAATGAGGGAAAATGGCACAAATCAAATTTGAAGAAGCGGTTAAACGACTTGAGCAAATTGTGAATGCCCTCGAGAAAGGAAATCTTTCCCTTGAAGAATCCTTAAAGGTCTTTGAGGAGGGGGTTAAGCTTTCTAAAAGCTGTTTAAAAATATTGGATGATGCCGAAAAAAAGGTTGAAATTCTTTTGAAAGAAAAAGACGGGAAGGTAAAACTAAAACCTTTTCGTCTGGATGAAGCCGAATCATTGGGATTAAGCCAGACTGATTCAGAATGAAAAAAGTTTCAGAAAAAAAAAGAGTTTCCCAAAAAGAGCGGTTAGACCGTGTTTTGGTTGATCGGGGAATGGTTCCGAGCCGTCAAAGGGCTCAAGGGCTCATTCTGGCTGGGAAGGTTTTGGTGGGAGGATCCCCGATGGTTAAGGCAGGAACGTTGGTTTCCTCTAAAGACCCTATCTCGATTCTTGAGGAGGCCAACCCCTTTGTCAGTCGAGGTGGACTCAAGTTAGAGGGGGCATTGAAAGGTTTTGGGGTCCATCCAAAAGGAAAAGTGGCTATGGATATGGGGGCTTCTACGGGTGGTTTCACCGATTGCCTATTGTCCCAGGGTGTTCGCTGTGTGTATGCCGTGGATGTAGGATATGGTCAACTGGACTGGTCCCTTCGAAATGATCCCCGGGTCATTGTCCTGGAGCGAACCCATGTTCGGGATTTAACAAGGGAGCGAGTTTCCTCCGATATGGATCTCATCACGGTGGATGTTTCATTTATTTCCTTGAAGAAGGTGATTCCCTATTTAATAAAATTCCTAAAGGATGAGGGGGAGCTTTTGGTTTTGGTCAAGCCTCAATTCGAAGTGGGAAAAGGGGCGGTGGAGAAAGGAGGGGTTATTCGCTCGGAGAGAAAGCAAAAAAATGTCATTGAAGATATAATGCAGTTTTTGGAGGGAACCGGTTTTAAAACCGGCGGGTATGTGCCTTCTGTTTTAAAAGGAAAAAAAGGAAATCAGGAGTTTTTTATTTACGCAAAAAAAAAACGAGAAAACAATGAATAGGGTATTGGTTACAGGAGGAGCAGGCTTTATTGGTTCCCATCTGATGGAGCGGCTTTTGGGCAAGGGTTTGGAGGTGGTTTGCCTGGATAACTTTGATCCTTTTTATGATCCCAATTTAAAACGGATCAATTTGAAGAACCTGTTGGATCAGTCCACCTTCACACTGGTGGAGGGGGATATTCGGGACTTAACCCTGCTGAAACGCCTTTTTGAAGAGTTTTCCTTTGACCTTGTTTTCCATGGGGCTGCTAGAGCAGGGGTGAGACCGTCCTTAATTGAGCCCCTGGTATATGAAGAGGTGAATGTCCGGGGGACTTTGAACCTTCTGGAAATGGCAAAACAATTTCAAATTAAAAACTTCGTTTTTGCATCCTCCTCTTCCGTCTATGGAAGCCGCTCGGAAGTTCCTTTCTCTGAAAAAGACCGGGTGGATTATCCCATTTCCCCGTATGCGGCAACGAAGAAAGCCGGGGAGCTTTTATGCTATACTTACTACCATCTTTATAAAATTCCCATGGCCTGTCTGCGGTTTTTCACCGTGTATGGACCTCGCCAAAGGCCCGAAATGGCGATCCATAAATTTACACGACTGATCCACGAGGGAAAGCCCATTCCTCTTTATGGGGGGGGGAAGAGCCGAAGAGATTATACCTATATCGATGATGCCATCGATGGGGTGGTTCGGGCTTTAGACCGGAAAAGCGGTTTTGAGGTTTTAAATATTGGCGAATCGCAAACCGTTACACTTTTTGAAATGGTTAGAAAGATTGAATCATTGCTCGGTAAAAAAGCTCAAATCGAATTTTTACCGGAGCAACCCGGAGATGTTCCTTTAACCTATGCGGATGTGAAACGGGCTGGGGAGGTATTGGGGTATTTCCCCCGAACCTCTTTTGAAGACGGGATGAAGGGTTTTATACAATGGTTTTTGGAAATGGACCGATCAAAAACGAATAGCGAACTATAAGGGGAGTGTTCATGAGAATTTTGGTGACGGGAGGTGCCGGCTTTATCGGTTCCAATCTGGTGGATCGACTAGTAGAAGAAGGCCATCGAGTATCTATTGTGGATAATCTTTCCACCGGAAAAAAGAAAAATCTCAACCGGGCGGCAAAGTTTTATAAAATGGATGTGGTTAGCCCCAAACTGGAAAAGGTTTTTAAGCGTGAGCGGCCGGAGGTGGTCAGCCATCATGCGGCACAAATGGATGTCCGAAGATCCGTGGCCGATCCCCTTTTTGACGCCCATGTCAATATTCTCGGTTTTTTAAATGTATTAGAAAATGGGGTTAAAGCAGGGACCCAAAGGATTATTTTTGCCTCCTCCGGGGGAGCCATTTATGGAGAACAAACGGTTATTCCTACCACCGAAGAGTGTTCCACACAACCCCTTTCCCCCTACGGGGTGAGCAAGTTATCAGGGGAGCATTACCTTTATTTTTATCAAAAAAACAGCGGTTTGGATTATACCAGTCTTCGCTACAGCAATGTGTACGGACCCCGCCAAGATCCCTTTGGCGAGGCTGGGGTGGTTGCTATTTTTGCTCAAAAGATGCTTAAGGGGGAACAGCCCTTAATTAATGGTAATGGAAATCAGACCCGGGATTACGTATTCGTGGAAGATGTGGTGGAGGCCAATATGGCTGTTCTAAATAATTCAAAAAATGGTATTTTTAATGTGGGAACTGGGATAGAAACCTCCGTCAATCAGCTTTTTCAAATTATAAATGAAATCACCGGGGCCTCTGTTAAGGAGCAACATGGTCCTGAAAGACGGGGCGAGCAAAAAAGAAGCGTCCTGAGTTTCGATAAGTTGGCAAAAGATCTGGATTGGTCTCCCAGGGTTTCCCTTTTTCATGGGTTGGAGAAAACTGTGGACTTTTTTCGTCCAATCATGAAGTAGGCCCCCTTTTCAGGTTCCCCTCCTTTTCGCATCCTCTTTCTACCTTATTTTCTTTATTTTGACAGGGTTTGGATCCCCGGTTATACTTTTAATCGGTGTCCATTTTTAATCCTGGGATCAATGGTTTTTCCAACCGCAAAAAAATCATTTTGAAAAACATTTTACTGAAAAATTGAAGCCTCTGAAAATGGAAAGGTTATTGTTATCACGATGATACCCCAACCGCGACAAAAACGAAAAATGCTTGGAGAGATGCTGATCGCCGAGGGACTCCTTTCCCCTGCGCAGCTGGAACAAGCCTTAAAAGAGCAGCGCAAGCGCGGGGGTCGTGTGGGAAGTATTTTTAAAACCCTTGGGTTTGTAACCGAAGAGGATATTATCAAGGTTCTTGGAAAGCAGATGGGAATTCCTCACATGGTTTTATCCAATACCCTTTTTGACCCAGAGGTGGTGCAGAAAATTCCCGAAGCCCTTGCCCGGCGGCACCGGGTTATCCCGGTATACAAAAAGGATGGCGCATTAACCCTTGCCATGGTGGACCCTTTGAACGTGTTTGCGATTGATGATATTAAACAGGAAACGGGGTTGGAGGTAGTCTCCGTCGTGAGTACGGAAGCCGATGTGGACCGTGCCATTGAACGTTACTACAGCGGGACGGCAACCATGGAGGAGGCCATCCGGGACATTACCGCTCAAGGGGGTGTTCCTAAAGAAAACCAACAGGTTTCTATGGAGCAGATGGCTAAGGATACTCCGGTCATTAAATTGGTCAGTTCCATCATTTCCAAGGCAGTCAAAGAAGGAGCCAGCGATATCCATATTGAGCCCGAATCAGAGGTTTTACGGATCCGTTTTCGGATCGATGGGGTTATCCGGGAGGTTATGGCCCCCCCCCGGCATTTGCACGCAGGGGTGGCCTCCCGAATCAAGATAATGGCGGATCTGGATATTGCCGAAAAACGGATTCCTCAAGATGGACGGTACCAGACCAAAGTAGAAGATAAAGAGGTTGATATTCGGCTCTCAACCCTCCCTACCCTTTATGGTGAGAAAATCGTTATGAGGCTTTTAGAAAAAGGAGGGTCCCTTCTCCGTCTTGAGGAGTTGGGGTTTTCACCGGATACCTGCAACCGGTTTAAAAAGATTGTGAAAAGGCCCTATGGTTTGATCTTGGTTACCGGGCCTACCGGAAGTGGAAAGACCACTACACTTTATGCTGCCTTAAATGGTATGAATGCGGTTGAACAAAATATTGTCACCATTGAAGATCCGGTGGAATACCAATTGAACCGAATCAGTCAGGTTCAGGTCAACCCTAAGGTTGGGGTGACTTTTGCCAATGGCCTCCGGTCTATTTTACGCCAGGACCCGGATGTGGTGATGGTGGGAGAGATCCGGGATAAAGAAGCGGCAACCATTGCCATACAGGCTGCATTAACGGGTCATCTGGTTATGTCCACCCTTCACACCAATGATGCCCCGGGGGCCATTGCGCGCTTGGTGGATATGGGTGTTGAGCCCTTTCTGGTAGCCTCTTCCCTTTTATGTGTAATTGGGCAACGATTGGTTCGAGCGGTTTGCCCTCAATGTAAAACCAGTTACCGTGCTCCCCTTTCCTCCATGGGTGGTTTTAAATCAACGGGGGTAACCATGGAAGACAAAAATGAAATTACGTTGGTGAAGGGCAAAGGATGTCAGGAATGCCGTGATACCGGCTATAAAGGAAGATTGGGCCTTTTTGAAATGATGATGATTGATGATGCCATTCGGAGTCTAATTGCCACCAAGCCCTCATCCAGTCAAATTCGACAGGTGGCTTCTCAACAGGGATTCGTCGGTTTGAGGGAAGAGGGCTTTCGAAAAACCCTGGAAGGGAAAACCACTCTTGAAGAAATCCTTCGGGTCACCCAGGAATTAGACGAATAGTTCTTTTATCCAACAGCAGTTCCCTCCAATTACTCATCCATCTTAGGATAACCCGTAAACCGGCCACCTTGTCCTTTTGTTTAAAAAAAGGATTCTTAAAAAAAAAGAATTTAAAATTGTGTAGTCTATTACATAATTCGGTAGCCCATTACCTGATTTCACCCCTTTTCTTACCTTTTGTCTTTCCCTCAAAACTCTCCTAACTTTTTGAATATTTGAGCCTTTCATAGACACCCCATTTAATTTGGAAGTTTGGCATTTCCATTGCATTTTCATTTGGCCCAGATGTTGATTTGGAGGTTTGAATGAAAAATCAAGAAGGATTTACCGCTATCGAGATCATGGTGGTGGGAGCAATTTTGGGGGTTTTGACAATTATGGCCTTTGGTTTAATGAATTCTCAAATGGATCATTATCGGCTCAACACCGCAGCCAGAGAACTCATCTCTTCCATGAGGAAGGACGCTCAAATTGCGGTGACCCGAAATGCCAATCGGACCATTACCTTTACGGATAATGCCGCCCCAGTTAGCGATCGGTATAACTTGGGAGATGGGACCCCTGTCCCCTTGCCAGTTGGCATTTTCTTTGGTGTGAGCGGTGGAGGGGCACCCGGGAATGGAACCATCGATGTTGGGGGTGTGGCCATTGGGGGAGCGCCATTTACCTTTGGAGGAAATGATGTGACTTTTCAAACCAATAGAACCCCGGATGAAGCAGGAGAGGTCTACTTGACCAACGCTAGGGGTGAGAACATTGCCATTTCGGTCAATTTAGTGGGTCGGGTCCGATGTTGGAGGTGGGGAGGTGCCGCATGGCTAAATTGCTAAACGGAAAGATGAAGATCCTCAATGAACGAGGGTTTTCAATGTTGGAGCTTTTAATCGCACTGGTGATTCTTGAGATTGGTGTTTTGATGCTTGCAGGAATGCAGTTTGCGACCATTAGTGCCAATACCAATGGATACAAGATGAGTACGGCAGCAGCCCTTGGCGAAAGGTTGATGGAACGGATAAAACTTTTGGCGATCAATGATCCACAACTCATTGCGGGGACCTATAACGGTGTGATTAGCGTTCCCTTAGGGGGTGCCAATTATTTTCCAGCCACCGTGAACGGTGTGACCTTTAACGGACAGTATACAGTGACCAACGATACACCGGTGGTGGGTCTCAAACGGATTGATCTGACGGTCAGTTGGGTGGATAACGGAAACCATTCGGTGGTTTTTACCGGGCGGGCGGCCCCATAAGGGATTGAGAGAGGAAATATGAAGATGAAATTAAAGGTACAAAATAAATTCAGTGGATCCGAGTCCTTATTAAAAAATTCTTTTGGATTTACATTAATTGAAATGATGGTGGTGGTGGTTATATTGGGCGTGTCCATGATCTGGATTTTTGAAATGGTGGTCAATCAACAAAAGGGGTATTTAATTCAGGAGGAGGTATCCGAGGCGCAGCAGGATATCCGTGTGGCCATGGATATGATAGCAGCGGAAATTCGGAGGGCCGGTGCGGATATTCCCAAAGGTGTAATTCCGCTCTGCCCCGCCGCCCCCGCATGCACCAACAGTAATCCGGATTCTATTAGCTTCAGTATTACCAATGGGTTTTCCACTTTTCTGGTCCCCAGTGGGGGATTAGTGGTGGATGGGGGAGCCACCAAGGTTTATGTCCAATCGATTAATGGTTTTATCGGCGGGGTGGTTAATATTTTAAGGCCCGGTTCAAAAGAACTGATCAGTTCTCACACCATTAGCGCCGGTGGTCCACTGCCGGGTCCTCCAGCAGAAATTCCCTTGGATACCCCTGCCCCGGATAGTGCGGTTCTTCGGCCGGGTGATATGGTGGTCTACCCCCCGTTTATAGTGACCTATGACCTGGTGGGTACGTCTCTTCGTCGAAACGGGGTCACGCTGGCGGAGAATATTCAGGATTTGCAATTTAGTTACATTTCCAGCTCGGGGACGGAGACCGCCGTGCCTCCAGCCAATTCCTTGGACATCCGGGCAGTGCGGATCACCATTTCCTCTGGGACCACTAAGGATGTTTCACAGATCGGGGGGGCAGCGAGAACCAGGCAATTGTCCACCATCGTTAAAGTCAGAAATCTCGAATTATGATTATCAACTGGGGAAGGAAAATGAAATCATCCATTAAAAAAATTAAGACAGAAACTCAGATAAAAACGCTTCTAGAGCCGATTCAGAACGATTCGGGAATTGCCATGATTTTGGTATTGTTGGTTCTGGTGATTCTAACTTTTATGGGTCTTTCAGGGCTTCTTACCTCCTCCGATGAAATCATTCTTTCGGGCAATTTTAAAGGAGGGCGCCAAACCTTCTTTGCATCCGAAGGAGGGATCAATTACGTATTCCAGGATAGTAATTACTTTAATCAAACCAGTTACGCTGGTGAGGGGTCCAGTTATCCAGGAGGCTTTCCAAGAGCCGGGATCGATCTGTGTTCCAATGATACCGATGCCACAGGAGCGGTTAGCTTTATGGCCAGTGGACCCCCCCCTGTGGGTTCCGGTACCAGTGTGAAAACGCATAAAGCCGATTATTACACGATTACTTCCACCGGAAGAGGTTTCGTTCGTGGAACCGTTTGCGGGACCGCGGACGGAGCTCAGGAACAGCAATCCCAGGTTATGGGAAAAATCTTAGTGAAAGGGTCGGGTACCTAAAATGAAAAAAATAGCCATTTTATTAGTTTCTTTGGGTTTTTTGGGTTGGGCCTCCAGCGCTCCGTTTGCGGAGGATATTGATATCTACG
The nucleotide sequence above comes from Nitrospiria bacterium. Encoded proteins:
- the xseA gene encoding exodeoxyribonuclease VII large subunit, which encodes MDMAGKKIINVTQLTLLIKNSLEEQFRDIWVEGEITNMKQPSSGHLYFTLKDQNSQVRAVMFRSMGRFLKFSPKDGQGVLCRGRLSVYEPRGDYQVIVEYLEPKGIGALQLAFEELKERLAREGLFEEGRKKPLPIFPQTIGVITSSTGAAVRDILNVLERRRGGLRVVLVPVRVQGESSAKEISQALDDLNQMGGIDVIILGRGGGSIEDLWAFNEEVVARAIFRSQLPIISAVGHETDFTIADFVADLRAPTPSAAAEMVSKSREEWLERFQTFLVRLTHGVRIHLEACKGRLKEQKGGLMDPRLRIEGFLQRLDELDGRFRLGFHHLMLERKRKLMNLEQGLRHLNPVEVIHRSSLTLNLWIQRLEDQMQNRLVGKKQIAGEFFARLNALSPLSVLERGYSITWRLPDHQVLRRAEHIRPGDPIKVKLFQGEVYCRAEKVVTGKLGEEPPKGDLT
- a CDS encoding DUF58 domain-containing protein encodes the protein MATHKKENPLKKSPKNSTRFRIAYRNRSVKFTKEGTRFVLLTLGVGVAAINTGNNLLYLILAMMLSFIIVSGILSEQCIRKIRIKRKIPSPLYANTPFKVDLEVRNGKKFFPSFSLQLHDTLQNNENCPSTYFFVLGPHQEIQRGYSLELPQRGLYRFESLSLNTRFPFGLFIKTLTYPLIDEIVVYPQIEPISPSLSPFSSKKDEMEVNKKGHGTTLYQLREFQHGDDARTIHWKTSARHGRLLIRENETEEEKRVILVFDNRQGKEFSQKTAHLFEKGVTQTASLAFYFIQKGYALELVTANSHFPFSKGAQHLHKILHYLALVTPQTKDTMEENLLKSRGNPQDYRFLILGIGKSLWNGKEHQFTQILNASSPLRG
- a CDS encoding GDP-mannose 4,6-dehydratase, which codes for MNRVLVTGGAGFIGSHLMERLLGKGLEVVCLDNFDPFYDPNLKRINLKNLLDQSTFTLVEGDIRDLTLLKRLFEEFSFDLVFHGAARAGVRPSLIEPLVYEEVNVRGTLNLLEMAKQFQIKNFVFASSSSVYGSRSEVPFSEKDRVDYPISPYAATKKAGELLCYTYYHLYKIPMACLRFFTVYGPRQRPEMAIHKFTRLIHEGKPIPLYGGGKSRRDYTYIDDAIDGVVRALDRKSGFEVLNIGESQTVTLFEMVRKIESLLGKKAQIEFLPEQPGDVPLTYADVKRAGEVLGYFPRTSFEDGMKGFIQWFLEMDRSKTNSEL
- a CDS encoding MoxR family ATPase, whose translation is MNGRDQIQVLQDNIEQVIKGKSQAIKLSIITLLAKGHLLIEDVPGVGKTTLAHALARSLDCSFKRIQFTSDLLPSDILGVSIYHQQAHEFEFKPGPIFANIILADEINRTTPKTQSSLLEAMNDVQVTVENKTYPLPKPFMVIATQNPMEHYGTYPLPESQLDRFMMRVRIGYPNLEAEKWILMKNHSQFSLEEIPSVITNDQVLILQKEVEGVLVEESLVQYLLEIISATRQSDRLSLGASTRAAMSLFRAAQSHAFVSGRDYCIPDDIKILAPSVLSHRVIIQSFETSKNPTQEAEEIIQAILQHVAVPL
- a CDS encoding TlyA family RNA methyltransferase, which gives rise to MKKVSEKKRVSQKERLDRVLVDRGMVPSRQRAQGLILAGKVLVGGSPMVKAGTLVSSKDPISILEEANPFVSRGGLKLEGALKGFGVHPKGKVAMDMGASTGGFTDCLLSQGVRCVYAVDVGYGQLDWSLRNDPRVIVLERTHVRDLTRERVSSDMDLITVDVSFISLKKVIPYLIKFLKDEGELLVLVKPQFEVGKGAVEKGGVIRSERKQKNVIEDIMQFLEGTGFKTGGYVPSVLKGKKGNQEFFIYAKKKRENNE
- a CDS encoding exodeoxyribonuclease VII small subunit; this encodes MAQIKFEEAVKRLEQIVNALEKGNLSLEESLKVFEEGVKLSKSCLKILDDAEKKVEILLKEKDGKVKLKPFRLDEAESLGLSQTDSE
- a CDS encoding TIGR00282 family metallophosphoesterase, producing the protein MKIFFIGDVMGEPGRLVVKKHLSSLIPERGIDLVVLNGENAAGGFGITPRIVKEFFEWGVDAITMGNHIWDVKEIEEFICKEKRLIRPSNYPEGVPGEGKVIIEARNSVRVGVLQVMGQVFMPPLDCPFRTAKREVEKLRSETPVILVDIHGEATSEKQAMGWFLDGEVSAVVGTHTHVQTADEKILTKGTAYITDVGMTGPTDSIIGIQKDVALKKFLTHMPHRFKVASGPALLCGVMIEVDERTGRGLAIERVQLSDTV